A stretch of DNA from Variovorax paradoxus:
TCACCTGCGGGCGCAGCGTGACCACCGTCATCGCCATCTTTCCCTCGGCGTTCTTCTCCATCACGCCCGTGGCCGCGTCGACATAGCGGTCGACCACGAACTTGCGCTTCACCGCCATGGTGAGGAACCACAGCATGTGGCAGCTGGACAGCGAGGCCACGAACATCTCTTCCGGATCGACGGCCGACGCATCGGAGAACGGCAGCGGCACCACATGCGGTGACGAAGAGCCCGGCACCTGCGCACCGCCGTCGAAACGCAGCACGTGGTGGCGGCTGTAAGTGTTGGCCAGGAAGTCCTGGTCGCCCCGCTCC
This window harbors:
- a CDS encoding OsmC family protein, which translates into the protein MSEYTAEIVWERGDQDFLANTYSRHHVLRFDGGAQVPGSSSPHVVPLPFSDASAVDPEEMFVASLSSCHMLWFLTMAVKRKFVVDRYVDAATGVMEKNAEGKMAMTVVTLRPQVSFSGENLPTREQIAHLHHRAHEECFIANSVKSEVRCEPVY